The window TTGAAGCAAATAATTAcgaaatgtttttataattgGTGATTCGATGAGAACTGCAATAGAAGTACGCAAAGATGATGATCATTGGAGACCGCGACTTAGCTTTATCGGGAATTGTGAATTTATCCATATGATCCACTTTAAGACGATCATGATTCATGAGTACGTAGTAATGCATTCAGATGAtcggaaatttgaaattttcttaaactataTGTTTTcgttgttgaattttatttatagtCTACGAAACAAAACAACTTTATAGAGATCCTCTCATGGGCATGGGTATGTCgaccaaaatcaaaatagtgCACAAGTTTAATACATATTACACACTTGTCATAATCATTTGCTTACATGTGGTTAGTTCATACGTCAATTTTGAGTTgctgtgtatatataaattcgATTAATTAAATAGCacataattattacttttatattgCAGATTtcgcaagaaaacaaaacttgaatTCTTAGGATTAGTTTAAGAAAGTTCATAAAAGTCAAATCATAGtattagtatataataataaccttGCGATTGTGAGagcatatatattaatcaatgcATTTCAATTCGGATTATCCCATCCTAAATAGAAGGTTTACATATGTGTATTAATTGGTATTTTTGTCTCTAGGTCTGaacataaaaaccatatctAAATACCTAATtcggaacccgacccgaaaaccGGGTTTGGGTTGGGTACACGTTTAACTATAAAACTCTATtaggttctattttctaatactcgtgggttcgggttaggatcGGATAATACTCGATACCCATTTGGGTACCTATAAAACCCGAATATATAagcatatttataatatttatcattaatgtAATGCAATTactccaaaattatgattatttcatttatttttatacctaaatatcaaaaataatcaaaatatctaaaatattgtgtcacataagtcaaaattaaaaaaaatatatttaaatttaattaattttaattatattttcggGTACCCGATAGTTCAGGTATTTATcgaattctaaaatttgtaaccaaACCGACCTGAACCCGATAGTACTCAAActgaaccgaacccatatatttaaaaatacctaacgagttttatttttctaaacccgtttacccaaACCCAAATGGATAatatccgaacccgaacgggttaccaCCGAGCCCTATTTGCCTGGTTATGTGTTATGTTCATATTTTCGTATTCGATATCGGgaatatattataaaagttGTATGTTGTACTGTGTTTGGTGTGTCATGTGCCATGTGTATCTGTGTGACAACTGACAAGATATGTGCATGGacataatgcaaaaaaaaaaaaaaaaaaatcatttaggGAGTGGTGGGCGTGGCAGACCAAAAAACAATTTAGGGCTTCAAAATGTTGGGCCGGGTTTGTTCTAAAGCCTGTTATCTTCTTATAGTTGGTCTGTGTTGTCATATATGCCGTTGGATCGATACTAGACACGTGGACGGTTGATATATTTCTGAGTTCGGTAACATCgcattttctaaaatattctcgggagagaaagagaagaaaacaaatcgTTGAAgaagtaaagtaaaaaaaagaaaagctcaAGGcgcgacgaagaagaagaagacgaaagtgGCAATCTTTCGTAATTACAGTCCAATTACTAAAAaggggttttagggttttttttgttctgagcAGAGAATCGATGAGTGACGCGTTTTGTTCGGACTGTAAGAGGCACACGGAGGTTGTGTTTGACCATTCCGCCGGAGATACAGTTTGTTCCGAGTGTGGACTCGTGCTCGAATCTCACTCAATCGATGAAACTTCGGAGTGGCGTACCTTCGCTAATGAGTCAGGTGATAATGATCCTGTTCGTGTCGGTGGTCCGACGAATCCTCTTTTAGCTGATGGTGGTCTCACTACTGTCATTTCTAAACCTAATGGTTCCTCTGGCgatttcctctcttcttctctcggtCGATGGCAGAATCGTGGGTCTAATCCTGATCGTGGCCTAATTGTTGCGTTTAAGACGATCGCCACTATGGCTGATAGGTAGGGTTTTTTCTcgaaattttttagggttttagattcTGGAAGCTTCTTAATTTCAACAGTTGAATTCGATGATTTTTGCTTGTGGTcagtaattttgaaaattcagtATTGAGAAGCTCGATCTAGATGAATCCTTATAGTGAGTTAATTAAGTACTGTAAATGTATGTAactaaaaatagaaactatcTTCTTTTAGCTTTTAGgaaaatgaagcaaaaaaaacttgatttggTTCAATACGTTCTGAAATGTTATTGTGAGGTGTTTTGTCACTGTAAGTTAGGTTGATTGACAAAATTACTAATCTGATAAAAACCTTGGGTTTTCTCCAGGTTGGGCCTTGTGGCAACCATCAAGGTACTCTTTTTGTCTCTTATACTAATCTAAAGGCTTCTGCTTGAAATGCATTCTGTTTTGAAAGTCGCTGATGTTTCTTGGAATGTAGCTTGCCAATGTTTTTAGAGTTTCTATCCTTATTccgttgttttattttggtcgTTTTTGCTCTTCTATTGAAGGATCGAGCCAATGAGATTTATAAAAGGGTAGAGGATCAAAAGTCAAGCAGAGGAAGAAATCAGGATGCTCTTTTGGCTGCCTGTTTATACATTGCTTGCCGGCAAGAAGACAAGCCACGAACTGTCAAGGGtacaaaaacagtttttttaggAGTCTTTTTATCTCACCATTTGCCTTTTTCTTAACCCTTGCTGATATTATGTAGAAATATGCTCTGTTGCCAATGGAGCTAGTAAGAAGGAGATTGGTCGTGCAAAAGAATACATAGTCAAACAGTTGGGGCTGGAAACTGGACAATCCGTTGAAATGGGTACTATACATGCCGGAGATTTTATGGTCAGTTCTCTTTAAATTAGTGCTTCTTGGTTCACGTATCCACGGTTTTCATCAAGTCTGCCGGGTATATTTCCAGAGACGTTTTTGCTCCAATCTTGGTATGACCAACCAAACCGTGAAAGCGGCTCAAGAATCTGTGCAGAAGTCGGAGGAATTTGATATAAGGTTACACCATATCCATTGTTGTCTTATCGCGTACGTTTTCTGGATGTATCGGTTTACAGCCATTCATTCACACAGGAGCTTTTAACCTGTTGCAGGAGGAGTCCCATATCGATTGCAGCCGCGGTAATATACATCATAACACAGCTCTCTGATGAGAAGAAGCCTCTCCGAGGTCTGTTCCATTCATTTACACTTTGTGAATTGAATCAAGATAATATCGCACAAACTATCTGACATTTTGAATTTGCAGATATATCGGTGGCAACTGGAGTCGCGGAAGGAACTATAAGAAACTCTTACAAAGATCTTTACCCCCACCTTTCCAAGATCATACCAGCTTGGTATgctaaagaagaagatctcaagAACCTACAAAGTCCTTGAGTGTCTTCTTCGCTCTTACTCTGCTGCCATGCCTTCCAGTTTCGGTTGGGATTGATGGGTTATAAAGTTATTTGGTCCAGAAGTGCGACTCGGGCCACAACTTAGACAAGATTTTTACAGTAGATTTGTATCAAAATCTCTCCATAAGATACCATAAATTGTTGACTTAACGAGACTGTATTTCCTGTTGATCTCACCATTTCGAACATCATGCCACCGACCTTTGTAACTCTGCTAATCAAGCCACCGGTTTAAGCATTGGTTTTTACTTCTCAACACATGACACAGAAGAACTCATCGCTTCTGAAGTTAAAAGTGATTACAATTAATTAGGAGAATTGGAGATAAtacttttttactttgttatttACAGTTTTATCaagtaattttaaaagaaatgttcataattttgtttcttttacaatGACtacttttaaatttatgttatcCGTGGACAACACATCATCAGTTTCTAAATATTGATAAGATTATAGtttcaaaagtatatattattcggattataattaataaaatatccaaGCAGCATCaaatatttggaattttaaCCTCGTCAGACACTTGAATCTTGGGATACATTTTTTCAAGACCTAATGATTGAAATCATTGAACTTCCTCAAAGTTGAAATTTCCTTTTATAGAGTTTCAGATTTAGAAGTAGTCATTGTCTTTAAATAAGTCTATAAAACGTAAGTTATTTATTAACAAACGTGCAGTATCAATTTACATTTGGATTTGTTTAACACATAACCAAAGTAATTATAATGTAACCAAGTGAAATCAACCACTCTAGCTagataaaaaactaaaaaagtacATATATTCTTAGTTCAATTATTTCCAAAAGagtatatagaagaagaaaacaaaagttacatGTGCTGTTGGGTACACGAATATCTTGTAAGCTGCATAAATATCTTTAGGTTGGGCCAAATGATATAGGAACTCTTACATTTTAAACATGCAAATTTGTATCTAGTCTGCTTTCATCATATACACTCAATTTTGATCGTAttatctaacatatattttaatatttatttacaagaTTGTCAAACTAAATATCTTTCTGTTGTGTATGCTTTTGAACCGATCAGTATATTGAAATTCTTCGATTATATGAGCTAGTTGttatctaaataaaatatactgaACCCCTTAATAATCTGAAAACAGTAttcttctttataatttttttttggtaagaaccTAGGTATTTTCGAGATGagcaaacaaaccaaaatatgaaaatagtaATTACAACATTTTTCAGACTGAAACAAATGAAGTTATTTCATCAATCTCTAAACCAGTTTTACAGTaaggttatatataaaatactactttttatttgatattagtATGCGAGACGGTTGGAttttatcttgcatttgttgTTTAAGAAGAGATGTACACACTATAATTTTCCATGATTGAAATAATACACAAATCCTACCATAAGATTGATTGGTGAGAGGGGATGACTATGGTTGGTGAAGAGGAGGAGCGGAAAAAACTTTACCCAAATCTTACCAACTCCACCCATTATCAaattcttttatgtatttttgtttccttGCAATCAATTGTTTGGTAAGCATTTCTCTCTATCCATAAGAGAAATTATACGTAATTAACGTCCATTCCCATAAGATCAACAGTAATTTGtactctgtatatatatatatatattatactataatcaatagtagtattttatactatatataggCTAAAGATCCGGATGTCTTTGTAGTTTTGGGTGTTGTCCCCATATTTTGGATTCGAATtgtgttgtttaatttatttaatgtgAACGACCTACGAAGGCTCTCAGTCCAAAGCTGATTTAGGTGGAGCTAAttaattatacccattttatttatttatttatt is drawn from Camelina sativa cultivar DH55 chromosome 1, Cs, whole genome shotgun sequence and contains these coding sequences:
- the LOC104761424 gene encoding transcription initiation factor IIB-2-like, coding for MSDAFCSDCKRHTEVVFDHSAGDTVCSECGLVLESHSIDETSEWRTFANESGDNDPVRVGGPTNPLLADGGLTTVISKPNGSSGDFLSSSLGRWQNRGSNPDRGLIVAFKTIATMADRLGLVATIKDRANEIYKRVEDQKSSRGRNQDALLAACLYIACRQEDKPRTVKEICSVANGASKKEIGRAKEYIVKQLGLETGQSVEMGTIHAGDFMRRFCSNLGMTNQTVKAAQESVQKSEEFDIRRSPISIAAAVIYIITQLSDEKKPLRDISVATGVAEGTIRNSYKDLYPHLSKIIPAWYAKEEDLKNLQSP